In a single window of the Jaculus jaculus isolate mJacJac1 chromosome 9, mJacJac1.mat.Y.cur, whole genome shotgun sequence genome:
- the LOC123463464 gene encoding serine/threonine-protein kinase/endoribonuclease IRE1-like isoform X2: MLDWRESSLPDLRKFRTYKGGSVRDLLRAMRNKKHHYRELPGEVQETLGSLPDDFVRYFTSRFPRLLSHTYQAMELCSRERLFQPYYFHEPPEPEPRATPDAL, encoded by the exons ATCTACGTAAATTCAGAACCTACAAAGGCGGCTCTGTCCGAGACCTCCTCCGAGCCATGAGAAATAAG AAGCATCACTACCGGGAGCTGCCCGGGGAGGTGCAGGAGACGCTCGGCTCCCTGCCCGACGACTTCGTGCGCTACTTCACCTCGCGCTTCCCGCGCCTCCTGTCGCACACCTACCAGGCCATGGAGCTGTGCAGCCGTGAGAGACTCTTCCAGCCCTACTACTTCCATGAGCCCCCGGAGCCCGAGCCCCGAGCCACTCCAGATGCCCTCTGA
- the LOC123463464 gene encoding serine/threonine-protein kinase/endoribonuclease IRE1-like isoform X1 — protein MDWRENITVPLQTDLRKFRTYKGGSVRDLLRAMRNKKHHYRELPGEVQETLGSLPDDFVRYFTSRFPRLLSHTYQAMELCSRERLFQPYYFHEPPEPEPRATPDAL, from the exons ATGGACTGGCGGGAGAACATCACTGTGCCCCTGCAGACAG ATCTACGTAAATTCAGAACCTACAAAGGCGGCTCTGTCCGAGACCTCCTCCGAGCCATGAGAAATAAG AAGCATCACTACCGGGAGCTGCCCGGGGAGGTGCAGGAGACGCTCGGCTCCCTGCCCGACGACTTCGTGCGCTACTTCACCTCGCGCTTCCCGCGCCTCCTGTCGCACACCTACCAGGCCATGGAGCTGTGCAGCCGTGAGAGACTCTTCCAGCCCTACTACTTCCATGAGCCCCCGGAGCCCGAGCCCCGAGCCACTCCAGATGCCCTCTGA